A section of the Babylonia areolata isolate BAREFJ2019XMU chromosome 1, ASM4173473v1, whole genome shotgun sequence genome encodes:
- the LOC143288442 gene encoding cyclin-Y-like protein 1, whose translation MGNSQSCCIYQSPKNRGSKKKQDTYHYQTPQQLQEEDGQQTAQHHGEMQQSQHSIGSLSVPQHISEREPEDMDFDPSNNPVAKPLFSARSESEIQRNNKMRRRSQMIMSPEGHPQFVDEFGQLKKFSSCSTILIDDSTVSQPNLKNTIKTVALAIYFHIRNRDRSAGRNNHIDRHILDIFDEKLHPLSKEPVPEDYNRRDPEHKIIYRFVRNLFSAAQLTAECAIVTLVYLERLLTYAEIDIDPSNWKRLVLGAIILASKVWDDQAVWNVDFCQILKDIQVDDMNELERQVLELLQFNINVPSSVYAKYYFHLRSLADAHDLIIPSQPLSKDRALKLEAMSRICDDKMKFWQKSRMHRSYSLDGFMGRGHGGSRAVLS comes from the exons ATGGGGAACAGTCAGTCATGTTGCATTTATCAAAGTCCAAAGAACCGGGGCAGTAAAAAGAAACAGGACACCTATCACTATCAGACGCCACAGCAACTTCAAGAGGAGGATGGCCAGCAGACTGCACAACACCATGGGGAGATGCAGCAGTCTCAGCACAGCATTGGCTCGCTCTCTGTTCCTCAGCACATCAGTGAGCGTGAACCTGAAG ACATGGATTTTGATCCCTCAAACAACCCGGTTGCCAAACCATTATTTTCAGCAAGATCTGAGAGTGAAATACAAAGGA ATAACAAGATGCGGCGGAGAAGTCAGATGATCATGTCTCCAGAAGGGCATCCTCAATTT gTTGATGAATTTGGTCAGCTGAAAAAGTTCAGCTCCTGTTCAACCATCCTTATTGATGACTCAACAGTGTCACAACCTAACCTGAAGAACACGATCAAAACTGTTGCACTTGCCATCTATTTTCACATACGAAACAGGGATCGCTCAGCTGGAAGAAACAACCACATTGATCGTCATATTTTGGATATCTTTGATGAAAAACTTCATCCATTGTCT AAGGAACCAGTGCCTGAGGACTATAACAGGAGGGATCCAGAACACAAGATCATCTATCGGTTTGTTAGAAACCTCTTCAGTGCAGCTCAGCTGACTGCAGAATGTGCCATTGTTACCTTG GTGTATCTGGAACGACTGCTGACCTACGCAGAGATTGATATTGACCCCAGTAACTGGAAACGTCTAGTGCTTGGAGCTATCATTCTGGCTTCCAAAGTGTGGGACGATCAAGCCGTGTGGAACGTTGATTTTTGCCAGATACTGAAAGACATCCAGGTGGATGATAT GAATGAGCTAGAGCGACAGGTGTTGGAACTGCTGCAGTTCAACATCAACGTGCCCTCCAGTGTGTACGCCAAGTACTACTTCCACCTGCGCTCACTGGCCGATGCCCATGACCTCATCATCCCCTCACAGCCACTCAGCAAAGACAGGGCTCTGAAACTGGAG GCCATGTCCAGGATTTGTGACGACAAGATGAAGTTCTGGCAGAAGTCTCGGATGCATCGCTCTTACAGTCTAGACGGCTTCATGGGACGAGGTCATGGGGGGTCTCGTGCTGTTCTGTCCTGA